GAACACTAAAATCTTGTTGATTGAGAATTTCTCGGATTTCGTTCCTTTTATTACTGTATTCTTTAATTTCTTGATCAAAAGAATCTTTTAATTCATTAAGACTCTTCAACAATATTCCTTTACTTATCGTATGCCATTCGTCAAGTTTTTCTTGCCGATAATGAGCTAATTTACTCTTTAAATCCTCAGTATATTTTTCACGCTGATTATCTCGAAGCCCAGATACTGAAGGCATTTCAAATTCTCTTTCAAAGTTTAGGACTAAATTAGAAAAATATGTGTTATATTTTTCTCCAATTTCAAAAATGCAAGCATCCTTCTCTCTTCTAACTTCCTTTTCTAAACCTTGGACAATCTTTTTCATAAACTCAAAGCAAGGCTTGGTTTTTTCAATTTTTTCTTCCAATGTTTTTACATCATTTTCAAGCACAAGTAATCTATCGTCAACATTTGACTCTACCTTAGACGTAACTAATTCGGCTATATAGACGGCTTGCATTAATTCTGTCATTAATCGCTCACGAATCAGAAAGTTGCTAAGTCTTTTTTGAAATTCTTTAATTCCAGTACCTTCAAGCGACTTTCCTTCTTTTATCTTCTCTAAAGCTGTTTTAGCATAAACATTAAATATCTTGTCTCCCCACATTTTTTCAGCTTCTTCTTTTTTTATATCTAAACATTCACAGAAGCTTTCAACAAAATAATCGTGTATTTCTTTTTTGGCATCATCTTCAACTATTTCCCACTTGTTAATTAAATAAAAGATAGGTCTAATTTGCTTTTTAATTGATTTCCCTGCAGAAATCATTTCTTTTTGAGCTTCGTTATTCTCAATTTCTTCCTTGACTCCAAGTAATCTTTTTAGATACTCTTCTTCTTGCTGAGTAAATTGCTGATCTGCCGCTAAAACGAAAAGAATAGCGTGGCTTTCCTGAATATAGGAAAATGTTTTTTGATTTTCTTCTTCTGTATGATTTAATCCTGCCGTATCAATAAATTCTACCCCTCTCGACAACACTTCAATTGGACAATAAAATTCAGCATAGTTTAGAGGATTTAGCCATTCACCTATTGACTGAGATAGACGCTTCATTTGACTTCTCACATCTTTCGAGTTGAGCGTATATTTCTTTTTATATTGTTCAAAACTTAATTCTTCCCTTGCACCATCTTTTTTGTAAACTAATACTTTTTCCTGTTTACCATATTTTACAAAAGTAGGAATTGCAGTAGTGGGAGTTGCTCCTGTTGGAAGCAAATTTTGTTCAAAAAAAGCATTGAGTATTGTACTCTTACCACGATTAAAATCTCCAATAATCAAGAAACGGAATTTACCATTTTCTAGTCTCTTGATTTCTTCATTTAAGTTATTTATGAAAGCAGATAAGGCTAACGCTCCTGATGCTCCTTGTTCTGTTGCTTGATGTTCAGATTGAGTAATTATTTTAGCCATTTCTCGTAGTTTTTCAGCAAACCAAGGATAGACTTTTGTTGCTTCTAAGTTGAATGCAGTGTTTTGATTCGACATGGAAGTTACCTCATGTTTATTTTCATTAAAATTCAATTTAACCTTTTCTCGGTCTGCATCTTTCCACCTGCCATCTTTCAGAAAAGCTTCCTGTGTTCTAAATTTTTGCAATCTTGACAAGCCTTCTGGTGCTGGAGGCTGGTGGTTAATTCCTGCTTGAATAACTTGCCCTTGACACACCTGTAAACTTTCCCAAACCTTTTTAGCCCAAGCCAGTTTTGCTTGCTCTTTTTGCAAAAATACCTCTGGTATTTGACCAGAAAAGGTAGATGGGTAGGGAGTTAAATCCCATCCGCATCTTGAGCAGCAGTTAATCGTGCCTTCAATATATTCATTTTGGCAAATTGGACAACCAGTCATCTTAGCCCTCGGTGTCAATTCACTGAATACTACATTAAACTACAATTGTTGCAACTTTAGTTACCTCATGAGGTATACTTCTGTTTATCACTTTCTGATATATTGTTCTGTATCCGGATTTCCCACAAAGTTTTCAGAAACAAGAGTCAAAAACTGTGAAAGTCTATATTGGAAAAGACTTTCGGCAGTTCTCAGTATGACCCCGTCTAGAACAGATTGTATACCGGAACAATTTAAATTGGAACAAGCAAACTCATATCCAGTCATAGTTAATTTTCAGGAATTCAATGTAACATATGATACTGGATTTACCTTAATTGCGGAGCGAAACTGAAAAAAAGAAATAAACCTTAAACCACCATCCGTTTTATTGCAAATAAACTTAGTACTATCTAAGTTGTAGTTTGTTCTTTGGCTCATCTGACCACCTAATTCATCGCGTTTATTGCCACTAGCATCAAACACGATCGGGTAATACTGCAATGAAGTTTCGGTTACTTTTTCAATTGGGCATAACAATAAACAGGTTGCTATTACAAGGATTCATGCAGAGATTAGCCGTTTTCGGAATAGACTCAAGATTTGCTTTAAGTTAAGTTTTTGGGTGTTCTGGGCAATAAACTTTGAGTAGCCGTGTAAAATAAACTATTTAGTTATACCGAAAATTTTCTGGAAAAACCTCAACAGCGTGTGAAGTAAAACTAAAATACCATTATTTATCTAAAAATTGGTTTGGTGCAAACAAACACTTGGGGTTAGCGCTAGGAAAAGGAGTTTATCTGGATGCTGAGTGAATTTTTAACTATTTTAATACGTAAGATAACTGAGAAGCTCAGTTTGTTTGATCGCTCATTCCGAGGCAAATCTTCAGCAACGTCCACTCCAGACAACTATGAGAATTT
This genomic interval from Scytonema hofmannii PCC 7110 contains the following:
- a CDS encoding dynamin family protein, giving the protein MTGCPICQNEYIEGTINCCSRCGWDLTPYPSTFSGQIPEVFLQKEQAKLAWAKKVWESLQVCQGQVIQAGINHQPPAPEGLSRLQKFRTQEAFLKDGRWKDADREKVKLNFNENKHEVTSMSNQNTAFNLEATKVYPWFAEKLREMAKIITQSEHQATEQGASGALALSAFINNLNEEIKRLENGKFRFLIIGDFNRGKSTILNAFFEQNLLPTGATPTTAIPTFVKYGKQEKVLVYKKDGAREELSFEQYKKKYTLNSKDVRSQMKRLSQSIGEWLNPLNYAEFYCPIEVLSRGVEFIDTAGLNHTEEENQKTFSYIQESHAILFVLAADQQFTQQEEEYLKRLLGVKEEIENNEAQKEMISAGKSIKKQIRPIFYLINKWEIVEDDAKKEIHDYFVESFCECLDIKKEEAEKMWGDKIFNVYAKTALEKIKEGKSLEGTGIKEFQKRLSNFLIRERLMTELMQAVYIAELVTSKVESNVDDRLLVLENDVKTLEEKIEKTKPCFEFMKKIVQGLEKEVRREKDACIFEIGEKYNTYFSNLVLNFEREFEMPSVSGLRDNQREKYTEDLKSKLAHYRQEKLDEWHTISKGILLKSLNELKDSFDQEIKEYSNKRNEIREILNQQDFSVQNRTQLITHQSSSSEETRLNTANANAVGRMILGATGGTVGTVAAGIGGATIANLAGAHILLGTVGAGLALTPIGWGLFAASAAVGGIATLWQRHAEIHKFQKQMQERVKREFEKLLDPDRVLALKEQVGNSFDPFGNLAEQMSKDVISLETSLNNLLESKKTTEVNYNEEVKRLQTFIADISAQLQIIQAEYNELVIATT